From the genome of Henningerozyma blattae CBS 6284 chromosome 8, complete genome:
CCacatttttgaataaaaggcccattaataaatttcctATTACGCTGGAACTTTTagattattcaaattataatccttttaattttaaaggttatattacaaatattaattctagAAATTTGAGTAGATACGAAACAACAGATTATCAGCCTAAAAGTGGCGAATTAGTACCAATTAAGACCTTTGAATTATCCTCAAGCACGGATTATGCGTCTTTAGTTTCCTGTGAAGATCTAGAATACCCATCcagaatttattattcaaaagatcgaaaagttattaaagatgatttaatatctttatgtcaagatttaatttcagcaaatgattttataacaaaaaatatttataataaagatgaGGACAAAGAGAAAACcgattttgaaattattaaaaagagTTGGTTTAGGTTTGGATCGTCAAGTATATGGTTAGAATCTGAACAATGTTACATTACTGTAACACGTGTTATGTATTCTGCAACTGGCGCTAAAACAGGCCCTGATGTTTCTTTGTTGAGAGCTGAAGCTTTTGATAGAAATTggaatgaaattaaaaataagagAATTCCTAAATTAGATATAACAATgccaaaaaatattgagcATGAATTGagaaatattgatattgaatatGGAATATCGGAAAATTCCTgtgataaatttaaatcaaatattgtTGACTATGAAAACTGTATCGTTGAAAAgacaaaaatttttttagaaaacaaaaagaggaaagaatttttacttaatcaatattttgtaaCATACCCAACCGTTTATAAATTTCCATTTATTTCAGATCGCCAATTTTCTGGTGCTGAAGATCCTCGAATTATATTGAGAAATAATGGAAAAGTTGAGCCTGTAGTAGTATTCAATATGGAAACTGGTACTAGTAGAAGGATGCATGTATATTTCCCACACCGTACTTTAAATCCAGTTATTGAATTATCCTTTCCAGATGGAATGAAGAATACAGAAAAAAACTGGGctccatttttttcaaataatgatgatggtTCTGATTTTTCAAGAGgttatattcattttgtCTATAATTTTAGTCCattagaaattttaaaatgcTCTTTGAACGATGGACGTTGTAAAAAGGTATTTACAAAGCAAACCTTAGGCTTAACGGGCAAGAATGAATTTGGTGGTGTTAGAGGTGTTACCCAGTTTGTAGCTCTGCCATNNNAAATTATTCCTAAAATTGCGGATAAGCAAATCTGGGTAggtttttcaaaattgcATATTAATGATTGCGGATGTGctgaaaatttttatagGCCTATgcttaatattattgtgGAAGAGAAAGGTGTATATGACCAAGAATTGATTGTCCCTTCAATGAATTTTGAACCTGAAGTTTTAGATTGGTCTACAAAGAGTTATGCTTGCAATTGTTACAATGTGATGTCACCAAACTCCATTGTATTTTGGGATGCAGTAAACCAAGATCCAATTACTAAGaaatttgaagatttgCTTGTTTTTACCTATAGCGAAGCGGATAAAGTTTCAAAGGTAATTAATATAAGGGGTATTCTAGATTATGTCTTAAAACTTTATGAAGTGAAGGATATTGAAGAAACATTCATTCCCTCTAAAAATAGTGATGCAATTTTGGGTAAAACTTTATCATGTGTTAAAGATTATGCAATGAAAGTTTGCAAAGACTACGGTTTAGAACATCCTATGTATGAACAGTATGCTAAAGAGAAAAGGgaaaaagaacaaaaagAGAAAGAGAAGAAGGACCAAcagaaaaaggaaaaagaacaaaaagatggtaaatgataataattaagGCTTAACAGTGTGATTTACAGCAATATATGTGTTTCATATTAtgtttataaatatctctgacattaaaatatctcaTACTTTAgtcttattttttcattgtaATTATAcatcttcaaaatatttgcaCATTCAAGTGATAGAGCATATGCACCTtgttattttcaaattataatatgtttattattaatttgcTATGGCTTAATGAATAGCGAgcttatcattatttttttatatttgtttgtATTATAAGTGGGGGTGACACTTCCATCTAATTGTAACTATATACATTGTCATATTTACTGACCTTTTCCATGGAAACATGCTTATTTGtagattattaataaaccTCTAAGAATTTTTGATCATAATTTTGCGTTATATTACTATGCTAATAGAGcttataatatatatatatatatatatattgttacgcattatttaattaaaagttttttCCTTATTAGGCTTGATGACAGTTGCAAAAATGTTGCCAAGATTTAATTGCAAAATACACCATTCTATTTGTgttattgaattaattaaaagcAAACCACAATAAGGAATTTGTTACAAAATTTACATAAATGAACAACTGCTATATTCTCGCTGTTTGACATATGATTAAAGGCTTTAATCATTGGTGTACCACTTGGTTGCTATAAATATTGACGTAATATAGAATTGGTAAATAactataaatataaagaatagACTGGGTAATCTATCAACAGATTATATAACATAATAATCAGAGTCATAAATTGGTTAACAGgccaaataatttaaatcatttttatccATATAACTAAGCATTTGTactgataaaaatatatctatttAGACCGATTATTTGGTAAAAGTAACGGATAATATTAGgctatattttttttttttgataaaatataatggaTCTCTAACAAAATATGCAAAAGATagttaaatatatatctcaAATAGCATCTATATAGagtttaaaagaaaaaaaaagctaAACGAAGATTGGCCTTTTTAGTGTAGCGACCTCAAAATCTCGTGTGAAAACAAACTCTTGTCCAAACCCCGATTCTTTTGGTCTATCCTTATACACCATAGTTCTGTCAAACTCTTTGAAGCCTAGTTTTGATTCATAATACCCTACCAAGTTGTGTGGCACAAAACATTCAGCAATTAAAGTCTcacaatttaaaaaatagtttAAATGTAACAAGGTTTGATTAAACCCTAAAATGCCATAGCCTTTACCAAAAGAGGTGTATGATGTTAATTCGAATGCCTTATCCTCCTCTTTAACTTGTTCGTGCTTAAAAGGTTTAAATCCAATGGTTGACAATACTATATTCAAAGGGATTTCTATATCTAGTGGTGAACCAAAGTTCATAAGGTAATAATTTGTACTATATGAAATACAATTTTCAGCCACAGGGTTTTTgggaatttgaattttttcgAATGAAGCATTAACTTCTGGactattgaaaaattcatctGTAACTAATAGATACAAAACAGATTTGTCCTGATTTTTATTGAACCCCAAATCTCTGAAGAAAACGTCAGGTCCCTTTATTCTAGTGTTCAAAATCAagttatatttattagttTGCATATAGCCATTATTGATTATGGTAGTTAGACTTGAGATAGTCTTCGGAGTAGCgttttctaaatattgaatGGGTAGGACAATAATAGAGTTAGCattaatttaatcaatGACATTTATATAGTATTTCAAAGGTTACTAATAATGTCTCATACTTGTAAGATAATACTAATCTCTACAGCCTTCAAATGTTATGTTCTGGTTGCTTCGATGAGTATTGTCTTCGTAAAACGTTTTATCATTTACTGTGGTGCATTATTTATTGTGGTACATTATCTACTGTGGATCATCATTCGCGGTGGCTACTATATCTTAAGATAAAAAGTCGTGAAATTTAGGTCTTAATGTGTTGTTTCCGCGATGAGCATTGCCCAATTGAGCCAAATTTATTCACTTTGATTGAGATTCCGGCAACGCAACGAAATTCCCAAAAAAGGAGAAAATACCGTCCAAACTCCGTACTTTGTGAGGATAAAATCAGGATAGTTCGATGATTGTTTTTATAAGTGTATATGATAATAACATGCAAATAATACATATTCTAGCTCAAAGATTTGATGTAAGAGTTGATTTATACAACAAGCATAATTAGCTAGGTTTCCTATTGGAAAAGCATCTTAAAGAGGAATTTTCTTTAGCCACCAGAATTTATTGATGTTTGGAACAGGCTTGTTAGTTCAGGTGTTTACAAATGTATAAGCTGAAATAAATGCTCAAACCGTATATATTACTACAATTACTTGTAAGTTAGTGAGACGAGATTTACCtttctaaatttattttttctataagAAGTAAGGAGAAGCGTTTTGCAACCCGTTCAGTAAATACCTTTGTCCAGAAATATATGCATATGCTTTCATTTCCTGTGGGTGTTGTctgatttaaaaatgagaaaaagtatataaataaggaaattcaaaagagtcaatttttaatttaaaaatatatatacaactTATGTATTTAACTTTTTGCCATATTGGCGATCATAATTGCATAGccattaatttcaattaaagaCAAAAAATCATCTGTTCAAAGTTAAtaggaaaaaatattagtagAGCTTTATGGAATGATTTGTTCCGCTTGCTAAATAgcatatataaaattacaGAAGTATGTAACAGCGGTCTCTA
Proteins encoded in this window:
- the TBLA0H03920 gene encoding uncharacterized protein, with protein sequence MNFNSNLKLLNNKKELSTLDLSTFLNKRPINKFPITLELLDYSNYNPFNFKGYITNINSRNLSRYETTDYQPKSGELVPIKTFELSSSTDYASLVSCEDLEYPSRIYYSKDRKVIKDDLISLCQDLISANDFITKNIYNKDEDKEKTDFEIIKKSWFRFGSSSIWLESEQCYITVTRVMYSATGAKTGPDVSLLRAEAFDRNWNEIKNKRIPKLDITMPKNIEHELRNIDIEYGISENSCDKFKSNIVDYENCIVEKTKIFLENKKRKEFLLNQYFVTYPTVYKFPFISDRQFSGAEDPRIILRNNGKVEPVVVFNMETGTSRRMHVYFPHRTLNPVIELSFPDGMKNTEKNWAPFFSNNDDGSDFSRGYIHFVYNFSPLEILKCSLNDGRCKKVFTKQTLGLTGKNEFGGVRGVTQFVALPXXIIPKIADKQIWVGFSKLHINDCGCAENFYRPMLNIIVEEKGVYDQELIVPSMNFEPEVLDWSTKSYACNCYNVMSPNSIVFWDAVNQDPITKKFEDLLVFTYSEADKVSKVINIRGILDYVLKLYEVKDIEETFIPSKNSDAILGKTLSCVKDYAMKVCKDYGLEHPMYEQYAKEKREKEQKEKEKKDQQKKEKEQKDGK
- the TBLA0H03930 gene encoding uncharacterized protein (similar to Saccharomyces cerevisiae RMD6 (YEL072W)), producing the protein MQTNKYNLILNTRIKGPDVFFRDLGFNKNQDKSVLYLLVTDEFFNSPEVNASFEKIQIPKNPVAENCISYSTNYYLMNFGSPLDIEIPLNIVLSTIGFKPFKHEQVKEEDKAFELTSYTSFGKGYGILGFNQTLLHLNYFLNCETLIAECFVPHNLVGYYESKLGFKEFDRTMVYKDRPKESGFGQEFVFTRDFEVATLKRPIFV